In the genome of Candidatus Hydrogenedentota bacterium, the window ACCGGGCCAGGGCGCGGGAGTTCATGGTCAAGTTCTTTGGCGGGGGTGACGCCGGCGGCTGAGGCGGGCTCAGGCGTCTTTCAACCGCTGGACCAGCAGCGCCTCCAGCAGGGGGTCGTTCTGCAGCGAGGGCAGGCAGACGAGTTCCACTTCCGGGAACCGTTCACGCAGCGCCGTCATCGCGCGGGGGATGTCCCGCCGGATGTGGAGGCCGTCCGAAAGGAAATAGGGGAGGACCACCACCCGGCGCGCCCCCGCCACCGTTACGGCAAGGA includes:
- a CDS encoding CbiX/SirB N-terminal domain-containing protein, which codes for MTVSDDQGVVHILLAHGSRSKKANRAFLELVERVGGHLAEHRLLPAFWELAEPNLEEAVVLAVTVAGARRVVVLPYFLSDGLHIRRDIPRAMTALRERFPEVELVCLPSLQNDPLLEALLVQRLKDA